A stretch of the Vigna radiata var. radiata cultivar VC1973A unplaced genomic scaffold, Vradiata_ver6 scaffold_307, whole genome shotgun sequence genome encodes the following:
- the LOC111241196 gene encoding putative pectinesterase/pectinesterase inhibitor 22, producing MKNSILVLVTLLIIVNVSNSPKWDRELLVDKKDLEVLKYDVVVALDDSGNFTTISKAIAATSVLSSTRIIIKIKADIFQENMIFPSNKTNIFLVGDEKGITIITGTKNKLEGYSTLDTKTVVVDTWTIFVE from the exons ATGAAGAACTCGATCTTAGTGTTAGTTACCTTATTGATCATTGTCAATGTTAGTAATAGTCCAAAGTGGGATCGAGAGTTGTTGGTGGATAAAAAAGATTTGGAGGTTTTGAAATATGATGTGGTTGTGGCTTTAGATGATAGTGGTAATTTCACTACCATTTCTAAAGCCATAGCAGCTACTTCGGTGTTGAGTTCTACgagaattattataaaaattaaagcgGACATATTTCAAGAGAATATGATATTTCCTTCTAACAAgactaatatttttttggttggGGATGAAAAAGGCATAACTATCATTACGGGAACCAAAAACAAGCTTGAAGGTTACAGTACCTTGGACACTAAAACTGTAG TTGTTGACACTTGGACAATTTTTGTCGAGTAA